The Streptomyces sp. NBC_00224 genome has a window encoding:
- a CDS encoding helix-turn-helix domain-containing protein, which yields MARERSGRTIAHRVLANRLQTLREAAGFSRAQAADALGAHQATIRRIELAATSLDEGQVHTLLKAYGAGPAEIDEFLSDMACANLPGWWHPWRSAMEPWQQDLMGIESAAEMIRVWEPALVPALLRTPAYARAVEDIRRSDLSAAVRQARTELLLERQRRLREAHTRIWALMSATALHTQVGSPAVMAEQHRELSAAAQRGDITLQIYPLDGPLHALAGQPTLLLYRVNVPEVPDHVVRDGGLPGTAEVSDELTTVTAYQVRWDHACVLAPHPNTSMEALR from the coding sequence GTGGCACGGGAAAGGTCTGGCCGGACCATCGCGCACCGCGTGCTGGCCAACCGGCTCCAGACCCTTCGGGAGGCCGCCGGGTTCTCGCGGGCACAGGCGGCCGACGCCCTGGGTGCCCACCAAGCGACCATCCGGCGTATCGAGTTGGCCGCGACCTCACTCGACGAGGGCCAGGTCCACACCCTCCTCAAGGCCTACGGAGCCGGGCCCGCCGAGATCGACGAGTTCCTCAGCGACATGGCCTGCGCCAACCTGCCGGGCTGGTGGCACCCGTGGCGTTCGGCGATGGAACCCTGGCAGCAGGACCTCATGGGTATCGAGTCCGCCGCCGAAATGATCCGCGTCTGGGAGCCAGCCTTGGTTCCGGCTCTGCTGCGCACACCCGCCTACGCACGCGCCGTGGAAGACATCCGCCGGTCCGACCTGTCCGCCGCGGTCAGGCAGGCACGGACCGAACTGCTACTGGAGCGCCAGAGGCGCCTGCGCGAGGCGCACACCAGGATCTGGGCGCTCATGTCGGCGACGGCCCTGCACACACAGGTTGGCAGCCCGGCCGTGATGGCCGAACAGCATCGGGAACTGTCCGCCGCCGCGCAACGCGGCGACATCACCTTGCAGATCTATCCCCTCGACGGCCCCCTGCATGCCCTGGCCGGGCAGCCCACGCTGCTGCTCTACCGGGTCAACGTGCCCGAAGTCCCTGACCACGTCGTCCGCGACGGCGGACTGCCGGGAACCGCCGAGGTCTCGGACGAACTCACTACCGTCACGGCGTATCAGGTGCGGTGGGACCACGCCTGCGTGCTCGCCCCGCACCCCAACACATCGATGGAGGCACTGAGATGA
- a CDS encoding SAM-dependent methyltransferase: protein MTEPTPKSTTIDTSVAHSARVWNYWLGGKDHYPADQAAGDAYSSKYPNIVPFAGESRAFLRRTVTYLTKEAGIRQFIDLGAGLPTSNNTHEVAQRIAPECRVVYVDHDPIVLLHVHALRTSTKEGATAYVQTDMRNTEEVLAGAAKTLDMTQPIALVINDVLGHIVDWQSALGLVRRLVDQLPAGSYLALSHSTAADDLHRKVQEEYNTSGAIPYILREPSVTVQLFDGTDLVEPGFTSWPRWRPDPTTGTLTDRAGWGGVARIR, encoded by the coding sequence ATGACAGAGCCCACCCCCAAGTCGACCACAATCGACACGTCCGTCGCGCACAGCGCGCGGGTGTGGAACTACTGGCTCGGCGGCAAGGACCACTACCCTGCCGACCAGGCGGCCGGAGACGCCTACAGCAGCAAGTACCCCAACATCGTCCCGTTCGCCGGGGAATCACGCGCCTTCCTGCGCCGCACGGTCACCTACCTCACGAAGGAAGCGGGGATACGCCAGTTCATCGACCTGGGGGCCGGGCTGCCGACCAGCAACAACACGCACGAGGTGGCACAGCGGATCGCGCCTGAGTGCCGAGTGGTCTACGTCGACCACGACCCGATCGTGCTGTTACACGTCCACGCGTTACGCACCAGCACCAAGGAGGGAGCCACCGCGTACGTCCAGACCGACATGCGCAACACCGAAGAGGTGCTGGCCGGGGCAGCCAAGACACTCGACATGACACAGCCCATCGCCCTGGTCATCAACGACGTCCTCGGCCACATCGTGGACTGGCAGTCGGCCCTGGGCCTGGTACGCCGCTTGGTGGACCAGCTGCCCGCTGGCAGCTACCTCGCACTGAGCCACTCCACGGCCGCCGACGACCTTCACCGCAAGGTCCAGGAGGAGTACAACACCAGCGGCGCGATCCCCTATATTCTCCGCGAACCCTCCGTCACGGTGCAGCTGTTCGACGGCACGGACCTGGTCGAGCCCGGTTTCACCAGCTG
- a CDS encoding SH3 domain-containing protein, producing MTATSAHAVDNRCYITASAANVRAKATTRAVAVGVAYKGWSCAALDYSYPGDTQWAKIRVNRTGVVGWVRGDLLHSPGEGGHTCIPENCPR from the coding sequence GTGACCGCCACGTCCGCTCACGCCGTCGACAATCGCTGCTACATCACCGCGTCCGCGGCCAATGTCCGCGCGAAGGCAACTACCCGCGCTGTCGCGGTGGGTGTCGCTTACAAGGGCTGGTCGTGTGCCGCCCTGGACTACTCCTACCCGGGCGACACGCAATGGGCGAAGATCCGGGTGAACCGCACGGGCGTCGTCGGGTGGGTGCGCGGCGACCTGCTGCACTCGCCCGGGGAAGGCGGGCACACCTGTATCCCCGAGAACTGCCCCCGATAG
- a CDS encoding helix-turn-helix domain-containing protein — protein sequence MPTLGSLSTNHPEARLAFLIPGGSKPYHDVPVTGLVVLPLARLLEGRPLQPVPAGSIVVLTGAPGRFYSRDLAAVDRLLRHMSAHDAVALVFTISRDSRLVLPRAVRDLADELAIVLMVSTAPAYPWRRVHETIQQGRVAAAERTASQMTALVRQLPAQLADRQAMQRIVDWLATSLRAQVMVSDPERVHAASPASAAEYLAPLVIRQTFTGTAPTSPARHSQLVPLGVVRGREPVLAVARDTPFASHEMQMLRHAAKLLGLVDQAQREYGRVADATRAARAAVAELLFQSEVATARRIIDGLTPGLLDPETARVFVLESDPADNDRVRRRCEGLTASKALVVPDPRTACRTLIVHPVRPDADTGDALSEQLIELVRELGPSVCLGGSGVYSMGLLADALQEAIGALALARHLPDSVALSAQETKLIDLLPQPEAYAWACCLLRPLMRAEADWEQLRDTLPLALAYSHSEAARRLGLHRNTVTRHLGKASELLHMDLATLTTRIALALALEVVTRRQQSVPDHVCATPPSLLSLLAAPEVAAWAASLLRPAQQDRRPLLLTAEAWLTHDAHTELTARTLGISQATVRSRLRALEHLISRDLTSPCGMRDLLYALHLVNGTPVVAPGTRVSCAA from the coding sequence ATGCCGACTCTCGGCTCCCTCTCCACCAATCACCCGGAAGCACGGCTCGCATTCCTGATCCCTGGCGGCAGTAAGCCCTACCACGACGTGCCGGTCACGGGCCTGGTTGTCCTGCCGCTCGCCCGGCTCCTCGAGGGGCGCCCGCTGCAGCCTGTTCCCGCCGGGAGCATCGTTGTCCTGACCGGAGCTCCCGGGCGCTTTTACAGTCGCGACCTGGCGGCGGTGGACCGGCTGCTGCGGCACATGTCCGCACACGACGCCGTCGCGCTCGTCTTCACCATCAGCCGCGACTCGCGTCTGGTACTCCCGCGCGCGGTCCGTGACCTCGCGGACGAGCTGGCCATCGTACTGATGGTCTCCACCGCCCCGGCTTACCCGTGGCGCCGGGTACACGAGACCATCCAGCAGGGCAGAGTGGCTGCCGCCGAGCGTACGGCCTCCCAGATGACGGCGCTCGTCAGGCAACTCCCCGCACAGCTGGCCGACCGCCAGGCCATGCAGCGCATTGTCGACTGGCTCGCCACGAGCCTGCGCGCACAGGTGATGGTCAGCGATCCGGAACGCGTCCATGCGGCATCGCCAGCCAGCGCCGCCGAATACCTCGCTCCGCTGGTCATCCGTCAGACGTTCACCGGCACCGCGCCGACATCCCCAGCCCGCCACAGCCAGCTGGTCCCGCTCGGCGTGGTGCGCGGCCGCGAACCCGTTCTCGCCGTCGCCCGAGACACCCCCTTCGCCAGCCACGAGATGCAGATGCTGCGCCATGCCGCCAAGCTCCTCGGCCTGGTCGACCAGGCCCAACGGGAATACGGGCGGGTCGCCGACGCCACCCGGGCCGCGCGCGCAGCCGTGGCGGAACTCCTGTTCCAGTCCGAGGTCGCCACGGCCCGCCGCATCATTGACGGGCTCACCCCGGGACTGCTCGACCCCGAGACCGCCCGGGTCTTCGTCCTCGAGTCTGACCCGGCCGACAACGACAGGGTCAGACGGCGCTGCGAGGGGTTGACGGCCAGCAAGGCGCTCGTGGTACCCGACCCCCGCACGGCCTGCCGGACTCTGATCGTCCATCCCGTCCGGCCCGACGCCGATACGGGTGACGCACTGTCTGAGCAACTCATTGAGCTTGTGCGAGAGTTAGGCCCTTCAGTCTGCCTTGGGGGCAGTGGCGTCTACTCAATGGGACTGCTCGCCGACGCACTCCAGGAAGCCATCGGCGCCCTGGCTCTGGCCCGCCACCTGCCGGACTCTGTCGCCTTGTCCGCGCAGGAGACCAAACTGATCGACCTCCTGCCGCAGCCCGAGGCCTACGCCTGGGCGTGCTGCCTGCTGCGCCCGTTGATGCGCGCGGAAGCTGATTGGGAGCAGCTCCGGGACACGCTTCCCCTTGCCCTTGCCTACTCTCACTCCGAGGCAGCCCGAAGACTCGGTCTGCACCGCAACACCGTCACACGCCACCTAGGGAAGGCGAGTGAGCTGCTGCACATGGATCTTGCCACGCTGACGACGCGCATCGCCCTCGCCCTGGCCCTGGAGGTCGTCACCCGGCGCCAGCAGTCCGTACCGGACCACGTCTGCGCAACACCGCCCAGCCTGCTGTCGCTCCTGGCCGCCCCCGAAGTCGCGGCGTGGGCCGCGTCGTTGCTGCGCCCCGCGCAGCAGGACCGGCGCCCCTTGCTCCTCACGGCCGAGGCCTGGCTGACCCACGATGCTCACACCGAGCTCACCGCACGGACACTGGGAATCTCCCAGGCCACTGTCCGCTCCCGGCTGCGGGCTCTGGAGCACCTCATCAGCCGTGACCTGACGTCGCCCTGCGGCATGCGCGATCTGCTCTACGCCCTCCACCTGGTCAACGGAACCCCCGTCGTTGCGCCTGGCACACGCGTCTCCTGCGCCGCGTAA
- a CDS encoding type II toxin-antitoxin system PemK/MazF family toxin encodes MQRGEVWWVQFDERRPVVLLSGDDASGIQVMQVVAPAGVDISGLGIEVMVGAGEGLPFEGVLRLALPRPGFTPCTWLTTVSRDDLIERAAVLSSAKLSEIENALRLAEQAQEQTPATTAKLSEIRNALRLGELG; translated from the coding sequence GTGCAACGTGGCGAAGTCTGGTGGGTCCAGTTCGACGAGCGGCGGCCGGTCGTGCTGCTGTCGGGAGACGACGCGTCCGGGATCCAGGTGATGCAGGTCGTCGCTCCGGCGGGCGTCGACATTAGCGGTCTGGGTATCGAAGTGATGGTGGGCGCCGGTGAAGGGCTGCCGTTCGAAGGCGTGCTGCGGCTCGCGTTGCCGCGTCCGGGCTTCACCCCTTGCACGTGGCTGACCACCGTGTCCCGGGACGACCTGATCGAGCGAGCGGCCGTCCTGTCCTCCGCGAAGCTCAGCGAGATTGAGAACGCCCTCCGACTCGCTGAACAAGCGCAGGAGCAGACCCCGGCGACGACCGCGAAGCTCAGCGAGATAAGGAACGCCCTCCGTCTCGGTGAACTCGGGTAG
- a CDS encoding ATP-grasp domain-containing protein: MFSDDTRPGPPLLVVLGAGDRVYCGYALQHIAARYPIALLDKKPGQWACDVSAVTVEVDLASDEDAIRAVEAIATGRGVAGVLTYQDQHVELAAWLAHLFPGPGNTPTSATACRDQHLAQSLLTGVDIPSTTPALAGDADAAVEHASALDGPVVLKPRILSGYAGGHRAQSPREIREAFVTVRDSYQPGGQCAGRGGALIEAYMDGPEIGVECVVFDRDTVHVAAVSRTFTEDQPSVLETGHLVDATDPVLRDPRIGQLAASAVAVVGLSRGVVHVQMRLTHQGPRITEIGATLASDLIPHLVYLATGLNLPQIAADLATGADLDLVPRQSRCAAVRFFYPCVTGQVTAVHCGIQAAWLERLVWTALPGEHVCAPPHASIRDRTALAVVTGGDPSSCRKRLQLVEERTGIHIQPGTA, from the coding sequence GTGTTCTCCGATGACACCCGCCCCGGCCCGCCGCTCCTCGTCGTCTTGGGCGCCGGTGACCGCGTCTACTGCGGATACGCGCTCCAGCACATTGCTGCCCGCTATCCGATTGCCTTGCTCGATAAGAAACCGGGGCAGTGGGCGTGTGACGTCAGCGCTGTGACGGTCGAGGTAGACCTGGCCTCTGACGAGGACGCCATCCGGGCCGTAGAGGCAATCGCCACGGGCCGCGGGGTCGCTGGGGTCCTTACCTACCAGGACCAGCACGTTGAACTCGCAGCCTGGCTGGCCCACCTCTTCCCCGGGCCCGGGAACACTCCCACCTCGGCGACCGCCTGCCGCGACCAGCACCTTGCCCAGTCCTTGCTCACAGGCGTCGACATCCCTTCTACCACCCCCGCCCTTGCCGGTGACGCCGACGCCGCCGTCGAGCACGCGAGCGCGCTCGACGGACCGGTCGTCCTCAAACCCCGCATTCTCAGCGGCTATGCGGGGGGTCACCGTGCCCAGAGCCCTCGCGAGATACGCGAGGCCTTCGTAACCGTCCGGGATTCCTACCAGCCGGGAGGGCAGTGCGCCGGTAGAGGCGGGGCGCTGATCGAGGCGTACATGGACGGCCCCGAGATCGGCGTGGAGTGCGTGGTCTTCGACCGCGACACCGTGCACGTGGCAGCCGTCAGCCGCACCTTCACGGAGGATCAGCCCTCAGTCCTGGAAACCGGACATCTCGTGGACGCCACCGACCCCGTCCTCCGCGATCCCCGGATCGGCCAGCTCGCCGCGTCGGCCGTGGCCGTGGTGGGCCTCTCACGCGGCGTGGTCCACGTCCAGATGCGGCTGACCCACCAGGGGCCGCGCATCACGGAGATCGGCGCCACTCTCGCCAGCGATCTCATTCCCCACCTTGTGTACCTGGCCACGGGCCTTAACCTGCCGCAGATCGCAGCCGATCTTGCCACGGGCGCCGACCTCGATCTGGTGCCCCGCCAGAGCCGATGCGCCGCCGTACGGTTCTTTTACCCCTGCGTCACCGGTCAGGTCACCGCGGTGCACTGCGGGATTCAGGCTGCGTGGCTGGAACGGCTCGTGTGGACCGCGCTGCCTGGCGAACACGTCTGCGCGCCGCCCCACGCCAGCATCCGAGACCGCACCGCCCTGGCTGTCGTCACCGGTGGCGACCCCTCCTCCTGCCGCAAGCGACTCCAGCTCGTCGAAGAGCGCACCGGTATCCACATCCAGCCCGGCACGGCCTGA
- a CDS encoding glutathione synthetase has product MILSPTRTSATGPDAPTAAGVAAVIAPADTGTPYAPALARHGWSCIPVTLPGTLQAGAAPSRLINQITHTGSLRRTARDLAHAGTTAVVAGSPAGCELADRLAARLGLPGNAPATADLRRDTAWTSATLRDAGLSAPRLIRTASLGEALRWTRFTRLPQLVVEHPDPARTHPGALCRTPADIRAAWHRQQHRDSQPLVLREHHPGTQFRIHTMSGPSHDGNDAHTVTAIWCESHTRERQIDRADLVSRRGILARALTRYTQRALTILGVRYGPAQVTVVYTPDRGPTLTALRTDAGTEFAPEALRAATGHDPVADTVHLILTGRREEARPVRQAHTTKVALLPRQDGVVNPELLHTLTSLPTVAAHTPLIAGTAVSAGQVAGWFLLAAEDMRAINRDYQAIRAAEDFGLYGRTA; this is encoded by the coding sequence ATGATTCTCAGCCCCACCCGCACCAGCGCCACAGGACCGGACGCCCCCACCGCCGCGGGAGTCGCCGCCGTGATCGCCCCCGCCGACACCGGCACCCCCTACGCACCCGCCCTGGCCCGGCACGGCTGGTCCTGCATCCCCGTCACCCTGCCCGGGACGCTCCAGGCCGGCGCCGCTCCGTCGCGCCTCATCAACCAGATCACCCACACCGGCAGCCTGCGCCGGACGGCACGTGACCTCGCCCACGCGGGCACCACAGCCGTCGTGGCAGGCTCACCGGCAGGATGCGAGCTGGCCGACCGTCTCGCCGCCCGCCTCGGGCTGCCCGGCAACGCCCCCGCCACCGCCGACCTGCGCCGCGACACCGCCTGGACCAGCGCGACCCTGCGCGATGCCGGGCTCAGCGCCCCACGCCTCATCCGCACGGCCAGCCTCGGCGAGGCCCTGCGCTGGACCCGGTTCACCCGCCTGCCCCAGCTCGTCGTGGAACACCCTGACCCCGCCCGGACACACCCCGGGGCGCTCTGCCGCACACCCGCCGACATCCGTGCCGCCTGGCATCGCCAGCAACACCGCGACAGCCAGCCGCTCGTCCTGCGCGAGCACCACCCCGGCACCCAGTTCCGTATCCACACCATGAGCGGACCTTCCCACGACGGCAACGACGCCCACACCGTCACCGCCATCTGGTGCGAGAGCCACACGCGCGAACGGCAGATTGACCGAGCCGACCTGGTCAGCCGCCGAGGCATCCTGGCCCGCGCGCTCACCCGCTACACCCAGCGCGCCCTCACCATCTTGGGCGTGCGCTACGGCCCCGCCCAGGTCACCGTCGTCTACACACCCGACCGAGGCCCCACCCTCACCGCCCTGCGCACCGATGCTGGCACGGAATTCGCGCCCGAGGCGCTCCGCGCGGCGACCGGCCACGACCCGGTCGCCGACACCGTGCACCTGATTCTCACCGGCCGGCGCGAAGAGGCCCGCCCGGTCCGCCAGGCACACACGACTAAGGTCGCGCTGCTGCCCCGCCAGGACGGCGTGGTGAACCCGGAGCTGCTGCACACCCTCACCAGCCTTCCGACCGTGGCCGCCCACACCCCGCTGATCGCAGGCACCGCCGTGAGCGCCGGTCAGGTGGCGGGCTGGTTCCTGCTCGCCGCCGAGGACATGCGGGCCATCAACCGTGACTACCAGGCGATCCGGGCCGCCGAGGACTTCGGCCTGTACGGGCGAACCGCATGA